The proteins below are encoded in one region of Streptomyces sp. NBC_00490:
- a CDS encoding DUF305 domain-containing protein, which translates to MPGRSVVVRKAGWIASGAAAVLVATGGITYAVTQDGGSTDTPTADSADAGFARDMAVHHQQAVEMSFIVRDRTKDEDVRLLAYDIAQTQANQRGMLLGWLDLWKLPKVSSKPPMTWMDMGGMASGEDGALMPGMATNTEMEKLRKLSGKQAEIFYLQLMTDHHKGGIHMAEGCVERCEVKVEKDIAQGMVNAQESEIGLMTDMLKERGAKPRS; encoded by the coding sequence GTGCCAGGGCGGTCTGTCGTAGTGAGGAAGGCCGGCTGGATCGCCTCGGGCGCGGCGGCGGTGCTCGTCGCGACCGGGGGGATCACCTACGCCGTCACGCAGGACGGCGGCTCCACCGACACCCCGACCGCGGACTCCGCGGACGCCGGGTTCGCGCGGGACATGGCGGTGCACCACCAGCAGGCGGTGGAGATGTCGTTCATCGTCCGCGACCGTACGAAGGACGAGGACGTACGGCTGCTCGCGTACGACATCGCCCAGACACAGGCCAACCAGCGCGGCATGCTGCTGGGCTGGCTCGATCTGTGGAAGCTGCCGAAGGTGTCGTCGAAGCCGCCGATGACCTGGATGGACATGGGCGGCATGGCCTCCGGCGAGGACGGCGCGCTGATGCCGGGCATGGCGACCAACACGGAGATGGAAAAGCTCAGGAAGCTCAGCGGCAAGCAGGCCGAGATCTTCTATCTCCAGCTCATGACCGACCACCACAAGGGCGGCATCCACATGGCCGAGGGCTGTGTCGAGCGCTGCGAGGTGAAGGTGGAGAAGGACATCGCGCAGGGCATGGTCAACGCGCAGGAGTCGGAGATCGGTCTGATGACGGACATGCTGAAGGAGCGCGGCGCGAAACCGCGTTCCTAG
- a CDS encoding pyridoxamine 5'-phosphate oxidase family protein, whose protein sequence is MTDKQPRARLDTRYSDGTATATDWSDALKILAGAELFWISTVRPDGRPHVTPLPAVWSEGALHFCTGPEERKARNLAANPHVVLTTGVNTWNEGYDLVVEGEAVRVVDDVRLGELAAAWEEKYGEFWRFEVRNGGFHHGAGHAFVFSVAPRTVFGFGKGEPFSQTRWRFD, encoded by the coding sequence ATGACCGACAAGCAACCCCGCGCCCGTCTCGACACCCGCTACAGCGACGGCACGGCCACCGCGACCGACTGGTCCGACGCGCTGAAGATCCTCGCCGGGGCCGAGCTGTTCTGGATCTCCACGGTCCGGCCGGACGGGCGCCCGCACGTGACCCCGCTGCCCGCGGTCTGGTCGGAAGGCGCGCTGCACTTCTGCACGGGTCCGGAGGAGCGCAAGGCCCGCAATCTCGCGGCGAACCCGCACGTCGTGCTGACGACCGGCGTCAACACCTGGAACGAGGGCTACGACCTCGTCGTGGAGGGCGAGGCGGTGCGCGTCGTCGATGACGTGCGGCTCGGGGAGCTCGCGGCCGCGTGGGAGGAGAAGTACGGCGAGTTCTGGCGCTTCGAGGTACGGAACGGCGGCTTCCACCACGGTGCCGGGCACGCTTTCGTCTTCTCGGTGGCGCCGCGCACCGTTTTCGGCTTCGGTAAGGGGGAGCCGTTCAGCCAGACCCGCTGGCGGTTCGACTGA
- a CDS encoding DUF3105 domain-containing protein, with translation MGSAKNKNSAERQARIAEMRRAEQARERRNRLLTIGASVAVVTALVVGGVVLVRSQDDGGGTTADSSNPGHWTTGKDGVKTWSSKLSQTHVTKTVKYPMTPPAGGDHDARWMNCNGDVYTKELNNMNAVHSLEHGSVWVTYTSKAKKADIDALAAKVKKTPYTLMSPYEKQAAPIMLTAWGHQRTVTSASDPNVDKFFETYVQGEQTPEKGATCQGGLS, from the coding sequence ATGGGTTCCGCCAAGAACAAGAACTCCGCCGAGCGCCAGGCTCGAATAGCGGAGATGCGGCGTGCCGAACAGGCCCGCGAACGCCGTAACCGGCTCCTCACGATCGGGGCGAGCGTGGCCGTCGTCACCGCTCTCGTCGTGGGCGGCGTCGTGCTCGTGCGGTCGCAGGACGACGGCGGCGGCACGACGGCCGACTCCAGCAACCCGGGTCACTGGACCACGGGCAAGGACGGGGTGAAGACGTGGTCGTCCAAGCTCTCCCAGACCCACGTCACCAAGACCGTGAAGTACCCGATGACGCCCCCGGCCGGCGGTGACCACGACGCCCGCTGGATGAACTGCAACGGCGACGTCTACACCAAGGAACTCAACAACATGAACGCCGTGCACTCGCTGGAGCACGGTTCGGTCTGGGTGACGTACACCTCCAAGGCCAAGAAGGCCGACATCGACGCGCTGGCCGCGAAGGTGAAGAAGACGCCGTACACGCTGATGAGCCCGTACGAGAAGCAGGCGGCCCCGATCATGCTGACGGCGTGGGGCCACCAGCGGACGGTGACGAGCGCGAGCGACCCGAACGTCGACAAGTTCTTCGAGACCTATGTCCAGGGTGAGCAGACTCCGGAGAAGGGTGCGACGTGCCAGGGCGGTCTGTCGTAG
- a CDS encoding glutamine synthetase family protein, with the protein MDKQQEFVLRTLEERDIRFVRLWFTDVLGFLKSVAVAPAELEQAFDEGIGFDGSAIEGFARVYESDMIAKPDPSTFQILPWRAEAPGTARMFCDILMPDGSPSFADPRYVLKRALARTSDLGFTFYTHPEIEFFLLKDKPLDGTRPTPADNSGYFDHTPQNIGMDFRRQAITMLESMGISVEFSHHEGAPGQQEIDLRYADALSTADNIMTFRLVMKQVALEQGVQATFMPKPFSEHPGSGMHTHLSLFEGDRNAFYESGSEYQLSKVGRSFIAGLLKHSAEISAVTNQWVNSYKRIWGGSERTAGAGGEAPSYICWGHNNRSALVRVPMYKPGKTGSARIEVRSIDSGANPYLAYAVLLAAGLKGIEEGYELPPGAEDDVWALSNAERRAMGIEPLPQNLGEALTLMENSDLVAETLGEHVFDFFLRNKRQEWEEYRSEVTAFELRKNLPVL; encoded by the coding sequence ATGGACAAGCAGCAGGAATTCGTGCTCCGGACGTTGGAGGAGCGCGACATCCGGTTCGTACGCCTGTGGTTCACGGACGTGCTGGGCTTCCTCAAGTCCGTCGCCGTGGCCCCGGCCGAGCTGGAACAGGCCTTCGACGAGGGCATCGGGTTCGACGGCTCCGCGATCGAGGGCTTCGCCCGGGTCTACGAGTCCGACATGATCGCCAAGCCGGACCCGTCGACCTTCCAGATCCTGCCGTGGCGCGCCGAGGCGCCCGGTACGGCCCGGATGTTCTGCGACATCCTCATGCCGGACGGCTCGCCGTCCTTCGCGGACCCGCGTTACGTGCTCAAGCGCGCGCTGGCCCGCACCTCGGACCTGGGCTTCACCTTCTACACCCACCCCGAGATCGAGTTCTTCCTGCTGAAGGACAAGCCGCTGGACGGCACCCGTCCCACGCCGGCCGACAACTCGGGCTACTTCGACCACACCCCGCAGAACATCGGCATGGACTTCCGCCGCCAGGCGATCACCATGCTGGAGTCGATGGGCATCTCGGTGGAGTTCTCCCACCACGAGGGCGCCCCCGGCCAGCAGGAGATCGACCTCCGCTACGCCGACGCCCTCTCGACGGCGGACAACATCATGACGTTCCGCCTGGTCATGAAGCAGGTGGCGCTGGAGCAGGGCGTCCAGGCGACGTTCATGCCGAAGCCGTTCAGCGAGCACCCGGGGTCCGGGATGCACACGCACCTGTCCCTCTTCGAGGGCGACCGCAACGCGTTCTACGAGTCGGGCTCGGAGTACCAGCTCTCCAAGGTCGGCCGCTCCTTCATCGCGGGCCTGCTGAAGCACTCCGCGGAGATCTCCGCGGTCACCAACCAGTGGGTCAACTCCTACAAGCGCATCTGGGGCGGCTCGGAGCGCACGGCGGGCGCCGGCGGCGAGGCCCCCTCGTACATCTGCTGGGGCCACAACAACCGCTCGGCCCTGGTCCGCGTCCCCATGTACAAGCCCGGCAAGACCGGCTCCGCCCGCATCGAGGTTCGCTCGATCGACTCCGGTGCCAACCCGTACCTGGCGTACGCCGTCCTGCTGGCCGCCGGCCTCAAGGGCATCGAGGAGGGCTACGAGCTCCCGCCGGGCGCCGAGGACGACGTCTGGGCGCTGTCCAACGCCGAGCGCCGCGCGATGGGCATCGAACCCCTCCCGCAGAACCTCGGCGAGGCCCTGACCCTCATGGAGAACAGCGACCTGGTCGCCGAGACGCTGGGCGAGCACGTCTTCGACTTCTTCCTGCGCAACAAGCGCCAGGAGTGGGAGGAGTACCGCTCCGAGGTGACCGCGTTCGAGCTGCGGAAGAACCTGCCGGTGCTGTAG
- a CDS encoding response regulator transcription factor has protein sequence MTTAEVHMRRMADVLEEARRDLSGGIPPKSLLLGLQRLVPCDEASFCELDIPTRRELNSQETIEEDGDYGMDAYWRWRHQHLQCVQVCRPHDVPETTQMADFLPVRELRSLPIYTEFLAPCPTIASIALPTAPNRTRVFQFFRTGSKPFTAHEMTTLELLAPHVYEIYKEAARRHRPPVRLTRREFDVLRCVARGLDTPQIAEQLSVSSSTVRKHLENAFGRLGVSSRTAAVARVFPDPEMV, from the coding sequence ATGACGACGGCCGAAGTCCACATGCGTCGCATGGCGGATGTCCTGGAGGAGGCGCGGCGGGATCTGTCGGGCGGGATTCCGCCGAAGTCCCTGCTGCTGGGGTTGCAGCGCCTGGTCCCCTGCGACGAAGCCAGTTTCTGCGAGCTGGACATCCCGACCAGGCGGGAGCTCAACAGCCAGGAGACGATCGAGGAAGACGGCGACTACGGGATGGACGCGTACTGGCGCTGGCGCCACCAGCACCTGCAGTGCGTGCAGGTCTGCCGGCCGCACGACGTTCCCGAGACGACGCAGATGGCGGACTTCCTCCCGGTGCGGGAACTGCGGAGCCTGCCGATCTACACGGAGTTCCTCGCCCCGTGCCCGACCATCGCGAGCATCGCCCTGCCCACCGCCCCGAACCGCACCCGGGTGTTCCAGTTCTTCCGTACGGGCTCCAAGCCGTTCACCGCGCACGAGATGACCACCCTGGAGCTGCTGGCTCCCCACGTGTACGAGATCTACAAGGAGGCCGCCCGCAGGCACCGGCCCCCCGTGCGGCTGACCCGGCGGGAGTTCGACGTGCTGCGCTGTGTGGCCCGGGGTCTGGACACCCCGCAGATCGCCGAGCAGCTCTCGGTCTCCTCGAGCACGGTCCGCAAGCACCTGGAGAACGCGTTCGGCAGGCTGGGGGTGTCGAGCCGTACGGCCGCGGTGGCCCGTGTCTTCCCCGACCCGGAGATGGTGTGA
- a CDS encoding VOC family protein — translation MDMSLEVILLPVSDVDRAKEFYQDKVGFHVDLDGEVMEGVRIVQLTPPGSGCSIALVDGLQVPTGTPQPGTYHGMQLCVTDAKAAYEELTARGLDVSEPVQFAPQDGATFMYFKDPDGNGWAIQEYKRRETEPLHQVLAQLAGK, via the coding sequence ATGGACATGTCCCTCGAAGTGATCCTGCTGCCGGTTTCCGATGTGGATCGAGCCAAGGAGTTCTATCAGGACAAGGTCGGTTTCCACGTGGACCTCGACGGCGAGGTGATGGAGGGCGTACGGATCGTCCAGCTGACCCCGCCGGGCTCGGGCTGTTCCATCGCCCTGGTCGACGGTCTCCAGGTCCCCACGGGCACACCGCAGCCGGGCACGTACCACGGCATGCAGCTGTGCGTCACGGACGCGAAGGCGGCGTACGAGGAGCTGACGGCGCGCGGCCTCGACGTGAGCGAGCCGGTGCAGTTCGCCCCGCAGGACGGCGCCACGTTCATGTACTTCAAGGACCCGGACGGCAACGGCTGGGCGATCCAGGAGTACAAGCGCCGCGAGACGGAGCCGCTGCACCAGGTGCTGGCGCAACTGGCGGGCAAGTAG